A portion of the Cyanobium sp. PCC 7001 genome contains these proteins:
- a CDS encoding amino acid ABC transporter ATP-binding protein produces MTSPALSSGPILRAEAVHKWYPNGFQALKGASLTVERGEVVVIMGPSGSGKSTFIRTFNALEEFQQGSIHIDGRPLSADLRDIDAIRREVGMVFQQFNLFPHLTVLENLTLAPVLVRRRSRAEAQARAMQLLERVGIAEQAGKFPGQLSGGQQQRVAIARSLCMDPQLMLFDEPTSALDPEMVREVLEVMQGLAADGMTMVVVTHEVRFARQVAHRVVLMDGGEVVEVAPPERFFSNPGHQRTRRFLDQIL; encoded by the coding sequence AGGCCCTCAAGGGGGCCAGCCTCACGGTGGAGCGGGGGGAGGTGGTGGTGATCATGGGGCCGTCGGGCTCGGGGAAGAGCACCTTCATCCGCACCTTCAATGCCCTCGAGGAATTCCAGCAGGGCAGCATCCACATCGACGGACGCCCCCTCTCCGCCGACCTGCGCGACATCGACGCCATCCGCCGCGAGGTGGGCATGGTGTTCCAGCAGTTCAACCTCTTCCCCCACCTCACGGTGCTGGAGAACCTCACCCTGGCGCCGGTGCTGGTGCGGCGCCGCAGCCGGGCCGAGGCCCAGGCGCGGGCCATGCAGCTGCTGGAGCGGGTGGGCATCGCCGAGCAGGCCGGCAAATTCCCGGGCCAGCTCTCCGGCGGCCAGCAGCAGCGGGTGGCGATCGCCCGCTCGCTGTGCATGGATCCCCAGCTGATGCTCTTCGATGAGCCCACCAGCGCCCTCGATCCCGAGATGGTGCGGGAGGTGCTGGAGGTGATGCAGGGTCTGGCCGCCGACGGCATGACCATGGTGGTGGTGACCCACGAGGTGAGGTTCGCCCGGCAGGTGGCCCACCGGGTGGTGCTGATGGATGGGGGCGAGGTGGTGGAGGTGGCGCCGCCGGAGCGGTTCTTCTCCAACCCCGGCCACCAGCGCACCCGGCGCTTCCTCGACCAGATCCTCTGA
- the psbA gene encoding photosystem II q(b) protein: MTTTRLASPRRQPWTAFKDWITSTDNRLYIGWFGVLMIPTLLAAAICFVIAFIAAPPVDIDGIREPVAGSLLSGNNIITAAVVPTTNAIGLHFYPIWEATSLEEWLYNGGPYQLIVFHFLIGIFCWMGREWELSYRLGMRPWIAVAYSAPVAAATAVLLVYAIGQGSFSDAMPLGISGTFNFMLVLQAEHNVLMHPFHMLGVAGVFGGALFSAMHGSLVTSSLVRETTETESQNRGYKFGQEEETYNIVAAHGYFGRLIFQYASFNNSRSLHFFLAAWPVVGIWFAALAVASFSFNLNGLNFNHSILDNQGRVVETWADVLNRAGLGIEAMHERNVHNFPLDLALVETAAVPLTAPAIG; the protein is encoded by the coding sequence ATGACCACAACCCGTCTGGCGTCCCCGCGGCGCCAACCCTGGACAGCCTTCAAGGACTGGATCACCAGCACCGACAACCGCCTCTACATCGGCTGGTTCGGCGTGCTGATGATCCCCACACTGCTGGCGGCGGCGATCTGCTTCGTGATTGCCTTCATCGCCGCGCCCCCCGTCGACATCGACGGCATCCGTGAACCCGTGGCCGGCTCGCTGCTGAGCGGCAACAACATCATCACCGCGGCGGTGGTGCCCACCACCAACGCCATCGGCCTGCACTTCTATCCCATCTGGGAGGCCACAAGCCTCGAGGAGTGGCTGTACAACGGCGGCCCCTACCAGCTGATCGTGTTCCATTTCCTGATCGGCATCTTCTGCTGGATGGGCCGGGAATGGGAGCTGAGCTACCGGCTCGGCATGCGTCCCTGGATCGCCGTGGCCTACTCGGCCCCCGTGGCGGCGGCCACCGCCGTGCTGCTGGTGTACGCCATCGGCCAGGGCTCGTTCTCCGATGCCATGCCGCTGGGCATCTCCGGCACCTTCAACTTCATGCTGGTGCTGCAGGCCGAGCACAACGTGCTGATGCATCCGTTCCACATGCTCGGCGTGGCCGGCGTCTTCGGCGGGGCCCTGTTCTCCGCCATGCACGGATCGCTGGTCACCAGCTCCCTGGTGCGGGAGACCACCGAAACCGAGAGCCAGAACCGGGGCTACAAGTTCGGCCAGGAGGAGGAGACCTACAACATCGTGGCCGCCCATGGCTATTTCGGCCGGCTCATCTTCCAGTACGCCTCCTTCAACAACAGCCGCAGCCTGCACTTCTTCCTGGCCGCCTGGCCGGTGGTGGGCATCTGGTTCGCCGCCCTGGCGGTGGCCAGCTTCTCCTTCAACCTCAACGGCCTCAACTTCAACCACTCGATCCTCGACAACCAGGGCCGGGTGGTGGAGACCTGGGCCGATGTGCTCAACCGGGCCGGTCTGGGCATCGAGGCGATGCACGAGCGCAACGTGCACAACTTTCCGCTGGATCTGGCCCTGGTGGAAACAGCTGCCGTGCCCCTGACGGCACCGGCGATCGGTTAG
- a CDS encoding DUF3365 domain-containing protein, which produces MNPVLSNIRRLGPLMATSAALMLLGAFLIGVAPCAALAAPPEAPVNPEVLAKAVDQMEQLDRLRIGLAATLEGSTEEPTMATMKEVCMPVGRRAAAIGQENGWSVRQVATKYRNPDHAPANAQEREVIDLFSRHPQIQGLWQPAAAGQPAGVSYYRRIDVQPSCLACHGSKDSRPAFVKERYSQDRAFDFKPGDLRGMYAVFIPEVAQALEAATGG; this is translated from the coding sequence ATGAACCCTGTGCTCTCCAACATCCGGCGGCTGGGGCCCCTGATGGCCACCTCCGCCGCCCTCATGCTGCTCGGAGCCTTCCTGATCGGTGTGGCTCCCTGTGCCGCCCTGGCGGCGCCGCCGGAGGCCCCGGTGAATCCTGAAGTGCTCGCCAAGGCGGTGGACCAGATGGAGCAGCTCGACCGGCTGCGCATCGGCCTGGCCGCCACGCTCGAGGGCAGCACCGAGGAGCCCACCATGGCCACCATGAAGGAGGTGTGCATGCCCGTGGGCCGCCGCGCCGCCGCCATCGGCCAGGAGAACGGCTGGAGCGTCCGCCAGGTGGCCACCAAGTACCGCAACCCCGACCACGCCCCCGCCAACGCCCAGGAGCGGGAGGTGATCGATCTGTTCTCCCGCCATCCCCAGATCCAGGGTCTGTGGCAGCCCGCCGCTGCAGGCCAGCCCGCCGGCGTGAGCTACTACCGCCGCATCGATGTGCAGCCCAGCTGCCTGGCCTGCCACGGCAGCAAGGACAGCCGGCCGGCCTTCGTGAAGGAGCGCTATTCCCAGGACCGGGCCTTCGACTTCAAGCCGGGCGACCTGCGCGGCATGTACGCCGTGTTCATTCCGGAGGTGGCCCAGGCGCTGGAGGCCGCCACCGGTGGCTGA
- a CDS encoding FAD/NAD(P)-binding oxidoreductase, which yields MAELHARVLIAGGGTGGITLASWLRRLRPDLEVAVIEPSPFHDYQSGWVLVAGGFVDLASTRRQEAAVMPPGVRWIHGAVAAFDPDHDAVELADGRRLGYDVLVVALGLQLNWSAVRGLDACLGRHGVTSIYSRPLASYTRHCLETFQGGTAVFTHPATPIKCGGAPQKIMHLADQRFKARSGVGVRSRLLFCTAQPALFPVAAYSERMVAIAAERGEEVRYHHELVAVNGAERMATFRVAEPGQPEREEVIGFDLLHVVPPMAAPEVVARSPLAVNPEEGWVEVDPRTGQHPRYPHVFAIGDVGSFPTAKTAAAVRLQAPVVAANVLAVLEGRAPQPGYDGYSACPLITSDHSVMLLEFDYRQQPVSSFLVNPVKERWFTWLLERFGFPWIYWNRMLTGQPHEAAYLKPFEGIARRLGLMRWQNKPRH from the coding sequence GTGGCTGAGCTCCATGCCCGGGTGCTGATCGCCGGCGGCGGCACCGGCGGCATCACCCTGGCCAGCTGGCTGCGGCGGCTGCGCCCCGACCTCGAGGTGGCGGTGATCGAACCGTCGCCCTTCCACGACTATCAGTCGGGCTGGGTGCTGGTGGCCGGCGGCTTCGTGGATCTCGCCAGCACCCGGCGGCAGGAAGCCGCCGTGATGCCCCCCGGGGTGCGCTGGATCCATGGCGCCGTGGCGGCGTTCGATCCCGACCATGACGCCGTGGAGCTCGCCGATGGCCGGCGCCTGGGCTACGACGTGCTGGTGGTGGCCCTGGGCCTCCAGCTGAACTGGTCGGCGGTGCGCGGCCTGGACGCCTGCCTCGGCCGCCATGGCGTGACCAGCATCTACAGCCGCCCGCTGGCCAGTTACACCCGCCACTGCCTGGAGACCTTCCAGGGCGGCACGGCGGTCTTCACCCACCCCGCCACGCCGATCAAATGCGGCGGGGCTCCCCAGAAGATCATGCACCTGGCCGATCAGCGGTTCAAGGCGCGCAGTGGGGTGGGCGTGCGCTCCCGGCTGCTCTTCTGCACCGCCCAACCGGCCCTGTTCCCCGTGGCGGCCTACAGCGAGCGGATGGTGGCCATCGCCGCCGAGCGCGGTGAAGAGGTGCGCTACCACCACGAGCTGGTGGCGGTGAACGGGGCCGAGCGCATGGCCACCTTCCGGGTGGCGGAGCCCGGGCAGCCGGAGCGCGAGGAGGTGATCGGCTTCGATCTGCTGCATGTGGTGCCACCGATGGCAGCGCCGGAGGTGGTGGCCCGCAGCCCCCTGGCCGTGAACCCCGAGGAGGGCTGGGTGGAGGTGGATCCCCGCACGGGCCAGCACCCTCGCTACCCCCATGTGTTCGCCATCGGCGATGTGGGCTCCTTCCCCACCGCCAAGACGGCGGCGGCGGTGCGCCTGCAGGCTCCGGTGGTGGCGGCCAATGTGCTGGCCGTGCTCGAGGGCCGCGCCCCACAGCCCGGCTACGACGGCTACAGCGCCTGCCCCCTGATCACCAGCGACCACTCGGTGATGCTGCTGGAGTTCGACTACCGCCAGCAGCCGGTGAGCAGCTTTCTGGTGAACCCGGTGAAGGAGCGCTGGTTCACCTGGCTGCTGGAGCGCTTCGGCTTCCCCTGGATCTACTGGAACCGGATGCTCACCGGCCAGCCCCATGAAGCCGCCTACCTCAAGCCCTTCGAGGGCATCGCCCGGCGGCTGGGGCTGATGCGCTGGCAGAACAAGCCGAGGCACTGA
- a CDS encoding EamA family transporter has translation MRIAAIAGPSSWVLLALGTAAGETVRDLALRAVLRHSGWSTLRVIGTSSALAALLLVLPVLLAGGPPVQWQAFVAALLLGGSLNALAFWGYGRALALEDLSLVLPLINLSPLVLLLAGWWVLGEQPSPTAALGVGLLVLGALLLGRAGQRPAGIGLHRLWTSAGCRWMLLVALLWGIGASVDKLGVRAGGSLLWVMALQATIGGTLLGLSLPLAAGAAPPARSSASSSAWRAAETPGWPGALSLGLLLAGFAGAVGTVWQMQAISQTAVVHVIALKRLSTLLGSGAGVLALGEPEGRRRLVAAALMLAGAATVLWGALG, from the coding sequence TTGCGGATCGCCGCCATCGCCGGACCCAGCTCCTGGGTGCTGCTCGCCCTGGGCACCGCCGCCGGTGAAACCGTGCGCGACCTGGCTCTGCGGGCGGTGCTGCGCCACTCGGGCTGGAGCACCCTGAGGGTGATCGGCACCAGCAGCGCGCTGGCGGCCCTGCTTCTCGTGCTGCCCGTGCTGCTGGCGGGCGGCCCGCCGGTGCAGTGGCAGGCCTTCGTGGCGGCCCTGCTGCTGGGGGGGAGCCTCAATGCCCTGGCCTTCTGGGGCTACGGCCGTGCCCTGGCCCTCGAAGATCTCAGCCTGGTGCTGCCCCTGATCAACCTCTCGCCACTGGTGTTGCTGCTGGCGGGCTGGTGGGTGCTCGGGGAGCAGCCCAGCCCCACGGCTGCGCTGGGGGTTGGGCTGCTGGTGCTGGGGGCCCTGCTGCTCGGGCGGGCCGGGCAGCGTCCCGCTGGCATCGGCCTGCACCGGCTGTGGACCAGCGCCGGCTGCCGCTGGATGCTGCTGGTGGCCCTGCTGTGGGGGATCGGCGCCAGCGTCGACAAGCTCGGTGTGCGGGCCGGGGGCAGCCTGCTCTGGGTGATGGCGCTGCAAGCCACGATCGGCGGCACGCTGCTGGGCCTCTCCCTGCCGCTCGCCGCCGGGGCGGCGCCACCGGCCAGGTCTTCGGCCTCGTCTTCGGCCTGGAGAGCGGCCGAGACCCCGGGCTGGCCTGGGGCCCTGAGCCTGGGGCTCCTGCTGGCCGGCTTCGCCGGCGCGGTCGGCACCGTGTGGCAGATGCAGGCGATCAGCCAGACGGCAGTGGTGCACGTGATTGCCCTCAAGCGGCTCAGCACCCTGCTGGGCAGCGGCGCGGGGGTGCTGGCCCTGGGCGAACCCGAAGGGCGGCGGCGACTAGTGGCCGCCGCCCTGATGCTGGCCGGCGCCGCCACCGTGCTCTGGGGTGCCCTCGGCTGA
- a CDS encoding VIT family protein, giving the protein MAQQHPRARRHHSEHHRTDRVGWMRAMVLGANDGTISVASLVVGIAAAGAGRSEILLSGVAATVAGALSMAAGEYVSVQSQADTEQADLARERMELHTDPAGELIELTDIYVERGLERELAAQVALQLMRHDPLAAHARDELGLTEHLRARPVQAALSSAASFILGSLVPILAILLAPAGRIAAATTLTALLVLAGLGALAAWAGGASLRQGALRMLVWGALAMGLTAAVGKLFGTTV; this is encoded by the coding sequence ATGGCGCAACAGCATCCCCGGGCCCGGCGCCACCACAGCGAACACCACCGCACCGACCGCGTGGGCTGGATGCGGGCCATGGTGCTCGGGGCCAACGACGGCACCATCTCCGTGGCCAGCCTGGTGGTGGGCATCGCCGCCGCCGGCGCCGGCCGCAGCGAGATCCTGCTCTCCGGAGTGGCGGCCACGGTGGCGGGCGCCCTGTCGATGGCCGCAGGCGAGTACGTGTCGGTGCAGTCGCAGGCCGACACGGAGCAGGCCGACCTGGCCCGCGAGCGAATGGAACTCCACACCGATCCGGCCGGGGAGCTGATCGAGCTCACCGACATCTACGTGGAGCGGGGTCTGGAGCGGGAGCTGGCCGCCCAAGTGGCGCTGCAGCTGATGCGGCACGACCCGCTGGCCGCCCATGCCCGCGACGAACTCGGACTCACCGAACACCTGCGGGCCAGGCCTGTTCAGGCGGCCCTCTCCTCTGCTGCCAGCTTCATCCTCGGCTCCCTGGTGCCAATCCTGGCGATCCTGCTGGCACCCGCGGGGCGGATCGCCGCCGCCACCACGCTCACGGCCCTGCTGGTGCTGGCGGGGCTGGGGGCCCTGGCCGCCTGGGCCGGCGGCGCCTCCCTGCGCCAGGGGGCGCTGCGGATGCTGGTGTGGGGCGCCCTGGCCATGGGGCTCACTGCCGCGGTGGGAAAGCTGTTCGGCACCACGGTGTGA